The genomic interval AGACAGTTACCGACTTAAAGAGAAAAAACTAACAGGAGTTTTACACTCAGAAATCTATAAGTTTGAAGCTAAATCTTCAAACCTAGAAGGTCAAAATTCAGAGGTGGTTTAAGTTTCAATTCGCAACTTTCTTACATTAAAAACTGACGACTTCTGCGCTTCGCTTGACAGCACTAAATCTTCTTTTTAATAAAAATCCCAATGCTGATAGAAAACAAAAAGTTGTGCAACACTCATTAAGACATACCTTTGCCACCACAGTTTTAAATAATGGTGCTGAACTTAATACCGTGCGCCACCTTTTAAATCATCGCTCTATTGAAACAAGTTTACGCTATTCAAAAATGGCTGATTCTACCATGAATAAAGCAGTTGAAAATTTATATGACTAATCATTATTTATTATGTGCTATAATGATGTTTATACATCACTACGTTATGAAAGGAGTATATGATGCATAGAATTAGTTTAACCATAGATAAAGAGCTTTATGAACAAGCAAGAGCATTTGGTTTTATAGAAAAAAAATCTGTTTCTCAAATTTTACGCGAAAGCTTGGAAGTTTATTTTAAAACATCAAATTCCAAAGATAAAGCAGCTCTGATTTTAGATGCCAAGACAAGAAGATGTTTTACACATCTTGAATTCAGATACGTTTACAGATCAAAATGATTTTGCTAAAAAGTATAATGTGTGAAAATATCATTCTCAAAAACGTTTGAAAAAAGCTTTTCAAAATATGACCATACTTTACAAAAGCGCATTTATGATGCGATTGTAAAATTACCAGAAGGTGATGTCAAACGATTAGCGGGTGATGACATACCACCCATTTTTAGATTGAGGGTTTCGAAATATCGCATTCTTTTTTATATGAATGACATTGAAATCAAAATCTTAAAAGTTGATAGTCGAGGCGATATCTATAAATAAGATTCTCCGCCTCGGCTTTCGATAAACTTTCCTTCTAAAAATTCTCAGAAAAATTTTGAAATGTATTATGCAAAACCAATGTTGCCTTCTTAGATATTGCATTAATATACTTTTTCATAACTCATTGGAATGACCCCACAATACTAGACACTCTTGAAACTGTTAATCTGGTCGATAATGACCAAATAAAATACCAAGAGGAGAAAGTCATTCCATGGCAAATAAACTATACACAGACGAGTTCAAACAAGAGGCTGTCAACCAAATTATCAAAAATGGTTATCCCATTAAAGATACTGCACAAAGATTGGGAGTGCATCCTGATTCGCTCAAAGCATGGATAAAAATCTACAGTAATCCGCAAAGTACCTCACAACACCAAGCTTCCAAAGATTTGTCATCGGAAAATAGAAAGCTCAAAGCAGAATTAAAAAGAGTCACAGAGGAGCGCGATATTCTAAAAAAGGCCGCAGCGTACTTTGCCAAAAACCAAAAGTAAAGTACGCCTTTATCAAAGAGTATGAGCCACTCTATCCTGTGAGAAGAATGTGCAAAACTTTGCAAGTTCATTTTAGTGGTTATTACGCATGGGCTAAACAACCAGAGTCAAAGCGTGACATAGCTAATAAAGTTGTGTTGCACCACATTAAAGAGGCTTATGAGCATAGTGGGCGTATTTATGGATATCGAACTGTTACAAAAGATCTTGTGGCATCAGGTATTGGTGTTAATAAAAAACGCGTTGCAAGATTGATGGGTGAAGCCAAACTCTTTGGTGCAGGTGTAAAGCAGAGAAAACCTCGTTACAAAAAAGGGAAAAGACATGTGGCGCATCCTAACCATCTTGGACAGTGCTTCAATGTTCAAGAGCCAAATCACACATGGGTAACAGATATAACCTATATCAAAACATACGAAGGATGGTTTTATTTAGCAGTTGTATTAGATCTTTTTAGCAGAAAAATAGCAGGATGGGCAACAAGTCATCGCATGACAACTGGGTTGGCTCTAAAAGCCCTGGAAATGGCAACCTTTAGACAAAAACCACATCATGAAGTGATTGTACACTCAGACCAAGGCTCACAATATAGCTCATACGGGACCGTTCAGAATTCTGTGTCAATCGGGTAAAATAACAAATACCCAAGGACACAGATATGAAGATAGAAATAGACGTAGAGCAATTTGCTCAAGATATTAAAGCCGGCAAGAGTATTGGTGGCTCAAATGGAGCCTTAGGATCACTCATCAAACAGCTAACCGAAGCCGCGCTAGCAGCTGAGATAGATTCGCACCTCTCCCAAGACCTCAATAGAAATCGAAAAAATGGCTATAGTTCAAAGACTATGAAAAGCGATCATGGTGCCTTTGAACTTGATGTTCCAAGAGACCGTAACGGTAGCTTTGAACCTGAAATCGTAAAGAAAAACCAGACCAGCATGACGAGTGAAATCGAAGAGAAGATTCTTTCTCTCTTCGCACTTGGCAATAGCTATTCCCAAATAGCCAAACACATAGAGGATTTTTACTGCGTAGGCTTCTCTAAAGCCACTATAAGCGCCGTAACCGACAAGATAATACCAATGCTTCAAGAGTGGAAAACAAGACCCTTAGAAGCTGTGTATCCATTTATATTCTTAGATGCCATTCACTACAAAGTAAAAGAGGATGGTCGCTACATCTCAAAAGCATTTTATACAGTGCTTGGTGTTCGAGTGGATGGCAAGAAAGAAGTCTTGGGACTTACCTCAAGAAAGGAAGTCTTGGGACTTTACCTCAATGAAAGTGAAGGCGCCAAATTCTGGCTACAGGTGCTTACCGATTTGCAAAACCGTGGCGTTAAAGATATCCTCATTGCTTCGGTAGATGGGCTTAAAGGCTTTCCAGAAGCGATAAACTCAGTCTTTCCAGATACGGAGGTGCAACTCTGTGTAGTTCACCAAATACGCAACAGTCTCAAATATGTGGGCTCTGCTTATCAAAAACAATTTGCTAAAGAACTCAAAGCCGTCTATCAAGCTTTTACCAAAGAAGAAGCAGAATTTGAGCTTGATAAGTTGGAAGAAAAATGGGGTAAAAAATACCCTATCGTCTTTCAATCTTGGAGAAATAAATGGGATAATTTATCTGTCTACTTCCAATATCCAGAAGATATACGTAGAGTTATTTACACAACTAATATCATCGAATCAGTCCACCGCCAGTTTAGAACTCTAACGAAAACCAAAGGTGCTTTTCCCAATGATGATAGCCTGCTAAAACTACTTTATATGGGGATTCAAAATGCCCAGCAAAAATGGACTATGCCAATTAGAAACTGGAGCTTAACAATCTCTCAATTAGCCATTCACTTTGAGGGACGGCTTGATGACGCTTTAAACTTATGATACAATTTTAGGAATTATCCGATGTTGACACAGAATCTTGAACACTACCGCTCATACGAGTGGCAAGCACTTCTCCAAAAATACAACCTTATCCCTAGTATGAGCAGGCGAGGAAATTGTTATGATAATGCAGTTGCTGAGAGCTTTTTTAAAACATTTAAGCGTGAATGTGTCAAAAAGCAGATTTATATTACACGAGAAGAAGCACAATCAGACATATTTTACTACATCGAAATGTTTTATAATTCAACTAGAAGGCATAGTTATCTTGGTTATATTTCACCCAATGAATTTGAAAAAAGATATAATGAGAAATTAAATATGGCTTCGCAGAATTAAATTGTGTCTACAAATTTGGGGTCATTCCAAAAATAATAGCAGTACGTTCCAAAGAAATTATGGAAAGATATAGAGTTTCATTTATTTAGATAGTTTGCAAAATAAAATTTTTCTGATCAATTTTTTCAATTTTTAATTCTTTAATAAAAACATTACTATTGATCTCTTCAATTATATTATATGACATACCAATATCTATATTTACCATATCAAATAATGTTATATATTTAGGATGAAACTCTAAAAAATTATAATCATCATTCTTATTATATTGAAGAAGATTATTTTTTCTTAACACATGTTCAACACAATGTATGTCATTATCATATACTTTTGCACTTTTTAAAAAATAATCTTTCTCACTAAGATAAAACCATTTGTCAATAGGATATGCTGTATTGTATTGATATATTTGTCCCAAATGTTTATTTGCTAATGAACAATAATGAATACCCATTTTAAAATTATTTTGTTTAGCAAATCTAAGTAATTTAAGGCTGTCTTCTTCACTTCCTGCAATAGCTAAACCACCGGAATACCAATAGTTATAATATACTTGAAATGGTGGATATTTCAATAAAAAACCTCTTCTTATAAATTCTTTTTCATTGTGCAATGGAAAACAAAATTCAAGCAAATTAATACCCCTAACTCCAATGCTTTCTAAAGTAGTTATAATGTTTTCCATATGTGAATATGTCTTTGGAATGACTGGCATTTCTACAATAACATCAGGTATATAATATCTTGCTTCTTCAATTTTTTCTAAAATATCTGCCTGTTTTTCTAATGAATCTTCAAGCTTAATGCTAAATCTAATTTCTTGTAAGTTGCAGTTTTTTAATTTTTTTAAAATAAACGTATCAATTAATTCTCCATTAGTATATAAACGTTTGTGAATTTTTGAGTTAAATCTTTCTATTCTCTGAAAAAAATTTATAGCCTCTTTTTTATGTAACAAGGGTTCACCACCAGTGAGAGCGACATATTGTATTCTTGGATTTTCTTTTAAAAGGTGATTGGCTATTGATTGCCCTTTTTTAATATTTTGAGTATTGTCTAAAAAATCAATTTGATTTGGATTAAAACAAAAATAACAGCTTTTATTACATTTAAGTGATAAAAAATCTGAACGAGAATCAATACCTTTTTCACATGCAATACATGCAGAAGATTTAAAATTAATATATTCACTTGGTGAATACATTCTATCGCTTGAATAAATATTATGTTTATCAAATTTGAGGCCATATTGTTGTTCAATACTATTTATAAAGTCGTTCTCAATTTTATTATACATTTGAATGGATGTCGCAAGATTATTAGGAATCATTAATTCATCCCTAATGTAAATTTTATTGGCTGGTACAGGAAAACTTTTTTAAGAGGCAAATATCCCCATCTATAATTACAAATAGCGCCTGATTGCATTACAGTATCATAACAAAATGGAAAACATGGAACTATACTTAAAATTTCATTATGAAAATGGTCATTTTTTTCCCAAAAATCCTCTATGGTGTTATTAAAGGGTAAATTAAAAACAGCATTCCACAAATTTAGTTTATTATTGTTATTCATTTTATTTTTTTCTGTGAATAAACGGTCAAGATATTCTTGAATAATAACTTTATCTTCTATTAAATCAGCATTCCTCCAATATCCTTCAATATTCATGTGAAATTCATCAGCAAATTCTAAAAAACTTAAAAAACATATTCCTTTGTTTGTTATTCCCATTAATGCTTTGCCTAAAGGGCTTTGACCTATACCATATGTAATTTTTGTTTGATAGCCAAAATGTTTATATTGATCAGGGCTAACAGCACAACTTTTTATAAAAATATCATATAACCTGGAAGAACTAGATAAGCCTAAATCTAGGGTATTATCTAAAAGAGTTTTATTAATTCTAAGATTTTTCTTTGCATCATTTAAAATTCTCATATGTAAAAATTGAATAGGAGTAATCCCTATAAATTCTGTAAATAATCTTATAAAATGATATTTACTTAAATGCACAGTTTGTGCCAATTTTTCAATATTTGTACTGTTCAGATTTAAAATAATGCTATCAACATTAGTGATAAACTGACTAATTTTTTCAAATTTTTTCATACTTCCCATACTTTTTTATGAGTTAAAAAAATTATAAATATTCTTTTGACTTTTGCACTCAATACACATAGTATCTTCTTCATTGGGCATAAAATTACCACATATAGTACATTTTTTAGGAGTGATTTTTATTGTTGCATAATTTATTAGTGAGTTTTTTGCGTTATATGACTTTAATCCAAGGTTTCCTTTGAATAAACAAACGGTTTGACATAACATGCATTCCATACATCTCAAGGGTGAATGCTCATAAATAATATAATTTTTAGACTTTGTAATAGATATCGCGTTATTAGGGCACATTTTTTCACAAATAGCACATCCAATACAATTTGCTTGGATATCTAATGTTTTCCATCCATGATCTTGATCATATTGTTTTAAATATTTAAACATAATTTTTCGACTAACATCATTTAGTAGGTGAAATTCTGGATCATCAATGAAATCCTTCGCATATTTTTTAAATAATTTAAATATTTCACGCTTTCTAATTTCAGAATTCACTACTTTATCTTCAATAAGAACCCTTTTATGGTACTCTACCCCTAAAAACTCTTGTGCCCTATGTAAAGATTTTTTGAAAATGTCTAAATGAGATGTTAAATTACATGTAGAACAAGTATCCATGAAAAAAATCACAGGCTTTTTTAGTGCTGCATAAACAATAAATTCCCAAGGAAGGGAAGCAATACAAAAAAGTTTTAAATTCTTATAATTTTGACTTTTTTCACAGCCTATATATATGAAGTCATCAGATGTTTCATTCAATGCCTGCCAAATTGATAATGCATTTTTTTTTGAAAAGGAAATAGAACGAGTTGGGCAACCAACTAAGCATAAATTACAATCTATACATTCTTCAGAATTTATTTTAGTATAGGGGGTTGTTTTCATAATCTGTTTTGGACAGACCGTCTCACAGTTATTACAAGGTTTTTTACTTTGCAAAGTATTTAAACATGTATCAATATTTTTAGATACATGTGAAGAATAGTACTTCATATCAATTGTTGTTAAAAAACCACTCATAATAATGTCCCTCTAAATATCAATATTAACTAAAATATTGTTGTAAAAATTTTTTATCAGCAATAAGAAAACTAGATAAATGCCATGCAATTTGCTTGATATATATGCTCTCACTCTCATTCAATTGATTTGCATATAAATTAATCCATTGGAGTAAATGATTTTCTAGAAATAGCAAGCTATCGCCAATCACATTAACATCTTTTTCATCTTCACATAAAAGGCCTGCTAGGTAAAGCATATAATTTAATTCGAACATAATATGATCATCTGAAACATGAGGATACTCTTTTGGAAGAAGATTATATTTCTGATATTCACTCCTAACTTGTAATGTATACTCAGTAAAAATGACATTTTCTTTTTTACGATATACACTTTCCCATGGTGGCGCTACAAGTTTATGTGGGCCAATCATCAATTCAGTATATTCCTTTTGTAACCTATTCTTGAATTGACTATTTCCAAAATTATTAGCCAAATTTATTACAAAATTATAGTAGTCTATATTATTATAGATATTTTCCGCTATCTCAAAAGTTTTCTTAAATTCATTACTTGTCAAAAAGCTAATATCATCTGTATCTAAAGCTTTTGAGAATAATAGGTAAAATGACTTGTAGAGATACACTCTACAAGCCAAAATTAAATCCAAATCTGATATATATGTTAACTTTTTCATTGCAAACCTATAGTACTTGTTTGCATTGCTAAATAAAAAATTAATTTTGCTAATAATGCAGCAGTAGTTAGTAATAACGCTGAAATTATACTGGAATTTATCGCAAGTTGATTATTGCTGACCTTTTCAAATCCAATAAATTCAAGAAAATTCTTCAAATAGTACAAAACTATTGATAATCCTCCAGTAATCCATGCTAATAACATAACATCTTTATATGAATAAAGTATTTCTGCACTTTTTTGTATGACATTATTTCCGTTGGCTAAAGATAAACCATGGAAGACATAAGAAATAGCTAAAATACTCGCTGAAACAATAGTAATAGCTCCTAAAAAGACATATTCTTTACTTGAATATTCAATATTTGCGCCAATACTGTAGAAAATTGCTCCTAAAGCTATGGCTGAAGCATAGTATTCAATATAGGTATGGTTTGTATGCCAAAAAGGGACACTTGTATAAATATAAACATTACTCATTGCAAGTAATGTAAATATTCCAACTATAGCTGAAAGAGAACCAAAGATTTTTTCAAGACTTCTTTGATTTTTGAAGCTAACAAATAAATATATTATTGTAAAAATGGTAAAAGTACTAACTGATAAAATTTCTCTTGAAAGCCAGGACGTTTCTATATTTACTATAGAATAATAAACATGGAATGGATAACCTAAATGTTTCAAGGAGACAAGAGAACCAATAATTGCGCATATAGCAGCTATACTAATTACTCTCTTATTCGTTTGACCATTTTTGAAACTATAAAAAACTTCAAATAGAATCATACCTATTGATATTTCAACCAATATCGTAAAAAGACTAAGTCCTAATTCTCCAAAAAAATGTTCCATCTTATAGCTCCTTGATTTTAAAATACTTATCAAATGCTTGTGCCTTTGGCTTAATCAATATACTTGGTTGAGTAATAGATGACTGTGGCAAAATAGGAAGATCTTTTATATACGCAGAATCTTCTTCTATGTTATCTAAATCAACAATCTCCAAACAACGCATAACACAAGAATCAACACAAGCTGGATTTTGCCCTTTATTTTGTAAATCTTGGCACATATTACATTTAGCAACCATTCCAGTTTTTTCTATGTACTGTGGTACACCATATGGACAATTCCATGTACAATATTTACATCCAATACATTTTGAATCATCATGTTGCACACTACCATCAGAACTTATATGCATTGCGCCAGTTGGACACCCTTTAACGCATTTTGGATCACGACAGTGATTACATGTGGCAGTATAGTGATACATCTTGGCATTGGGGAAAACGCCTGTTTCAAAACTTACTACTTTCCTAAAAAAAGTACCTACATCTAAGTTGTTTTTATCTTTACATGCTATTTGACAAGTTTTACA from Sulfurospirillum multivorans DSM 12446 carries:
- a CDS encoding transposase; amino-acid sequence: MANKLYTDEFKQEAVNQIIKNGYPIKDTAQRLGVHPDSLKAWIKIYSNPQSTSQHQASKDLSSENRKLKAELKRVTEERDILKKAAAYFAKNQK
- a CDS encoding IS256 family transposase, translating into MKIEIDVEQFAQDIKAGKSIGGSNGALGSLIKQLTEAALAAEIDSHLSQDLNRNRKNGYSSKTMKSDHGAFELDVPRDRNGSFEPEIVKKNQTSMTSEIEEKILSLFALGNSYSQIAKHIEDFYCVGFSKATISAVTDKIIPMLQEWKTRPLEAVYPFIFLDAIHYKVKEDGRYISKAFYTVLGVRVDGKKEVLGLTSRKEVLGLYLNESEGAKFWLQVLTDLQNRGVKDILIASVDGLKGFPEAINSVFPDTEVQLCVVHQIRNSLKYVGSAYQKQFAKELKAVYQAFTKEEAEFELDKLEEKWGKKYPIVFQSWRNKWDNLSVYFQYPEDIRRVIYTTNIIESVHRQFRTLTKTKGAFPNDDSLLKLLYMGIQNAQQKWTMPIRNWSLTISQLAIHFEGRLDDALNL
- a CDS encoding TorD/DmsD family molecular chaperone codes for the protein MKKLTYISDLDLILACRVYLYKSFYLLFSKALDTDDISFLTSNEFKKTFEIAENIYNNIDYYNFVINLANNFGNSQFKNRLQKEYTELMIGPHKLVAPPWESVYRKKENVIFTEYTLQVRSEYQKYNLLPKEYPHVSDDHIMFELNYMLYLAGLLCEDEKDVNVIGDSLLFLENHLLQWINLYANQLNESESIYIKQIAWHLSSFLIADKKFLQQYFS
- a CDS encoding IS3 family transposase, encoding MKKSHRGARYSKKGRSVLCQKPKVKYAFIKEYEPLYPVRRMCKTLQVHFSGYYAWAKQPESKRDIANKVVLHHIKEAYEHSGRIYGYRTVTKDLVASGIGVNKKRVARLMGEAKLFGAGVKQRKPRYKKGKRHVAHPNHLGQCFNVQEPNHTWVTDITYIKTYEGWFYLAVVLDLFSRKIAGWATSHRMTTGLALKALEMATFRQKPHHEVIVHSDQGSQYSSYGTVQNSVSIG
- a CDS encoding dimethyl sulfoxide reductase anchor subunit family protein; its protein translation is MEHFFGELGLSLFTILVEISIGMILFEVFYSFKNGQTNKRVISIAAICAIIGSLVSLKHLGYPFHVYYSIVNIETSWLSREILSVSTFTIFTIIYLFVSFKNQRSLEKIFGSLSAIVGIFTLLAMSNVYIYTSVPFWHTNHTYIEYYASAIALGAIFYSIGANIEYSSKEYVFLGAITIVSASILAISYVFHGLSLANGNNVIQKSAEILYSYKDVMLLAWITGGLSIVLYYLKNFLEFIGFEKVSNNQLAINSSIISALLLTTAALLAKLIFYLAMQTSTIGLQ
- a CDS encoding 4Fe-4S dicluster domain-containing protein — its product is MGKKGFKLDMTSCIGCKTCQIACKDKNNLDVGTFFRKVVSFETGVFPNAKMYHYTATCNHCRDPKCVKGCPTGAMHISSDGSVQHDDSKCIGCKYCTWNCPYGVPQYIEKTGMVAKCNMCQDLQNKGQNPACVDSCVMRCLEIVDLDNIEEDSAYIKDLPILPQSSITQPSILIKPKAQAFDKYFKIKEL
- a CDS encoding radical SAM protein; translated protein: MIPNNLATSIQMYNKIENDFINSIEQQYGLKFDKHNIYSSDRMYSPSEYINFKSSACIACEKGIDSRSDFLSLKCNKSCYFCFNPNQIDFLDNTQNIKKGQSIANHLLKENPRIQYVALTGGEPLLHKKEAINFFQRIERFNSKIHKRLYTNGELIDTFILKKLKNCNLQEIRFSIKLEDSLEKQADILEKIEEARYYIPDVIVEMPVIPKTYSHMENIITTLESIGVRGINLLEFCFPLHNEKEFIRRGFLLKYPPFQVYYNYWYSGGLAIAGSEEDSLKLLRFAKQNNFKMGIHYCSLANKHLGQIYQYNTAYPIDKWFYLSEKDYFLKSAKVYDNDIHCVEHVLRKNNLLQYNKNDDYNFLEFHPKYITLFDMVNIDIGMSYNIIEEINSNVFIKELKIEKIDQKNFILQTI
- a CDS encoding tyrosine-type recombinase/integrase → MTALNLLFNKNPNADRKQKVVQHSLRHTFATTVLNNGAELNTVRHLLNHRSIETSLRYSKMADSTMNKAVENLYD
- a CDS encoding type II toxin-antitoxin system RelE family toxin, coding for MKISFSKTFEKSFSKYDHTLQKRIYDAIVKLPEGDVKRLAGDDIPPIFRLRVSKYRILFYMNDIEIKILKVDSRGDIYK
- a CDS encoding helix-turn-helix domain-containing protein, yielding MKKFEKISQFITNVDSIILNLNSTNIEKLAQTVHLSKYHFIRLFTEFIGITPIQFLHMRILNDAKKNLRINKTLLDNTLDLGLSSSSRLYDIFIKSCAVSPDQYKHFGYQTKITYGIGQSPLGKALMGITNKGICFLSFLEFADEFHMNIEGYWRNADLIEDKVIIQEYLDRLFTEKNKMNNNNKLNLWNAVFNLPFNNTIEDFWEKNDHFHNEILSIVPCFPFCYDTVMQSGAICNYRWGYLPLKKVFLYQPIKFTLGMN
- a CDS encoding 4Fe-4S dicluster domain-containing protein, whose amino-acid sequence is MSGFLTTIDMKYYSSHVSKNIDTCLNTLQSKKPCNNCETVCPKQIMKTTPYTKINSEECIDCNLCLVGCPTRSISFSKKNALSIWQALNETSDDFIYIGCEKSQNYKNLKLFCIASLPWEFIVYAALKKPVIFFMDTCSTCNLTSHLDIFKKSLHRAQEFLGVEYHKRVLIEDKVVNSEIRKREIFKLFKKYAKDFIDDPEFHLLNDVSRKIMFKYLKQYDQDHGWKTLDIQANCIGCAICEKMCPNNAISITKSKNYIIYEHSPLRCMECMLCQTVCLFKGNLGLKSYNAKNSLINYATIKITPKKCTICGNFMPNEEDTMCIECKSQKNIYNFFNS